Proteins encoded by one window of Manihot esculenta cultivar AM560-2 chromosome 10, M.esculenta_v8, whole genome shotgun sequence:
- the LOC110624438 gene encoding E3 ubiquitin-protein ligase BIG BROTHER isoform X1: protein MNANSQMEVHYINTGFPYTVTESFMDFFEGLTHVPVHYDHTGTVHDQVQENAYWTMNMNAYKYGFSGPGTASYYSPYEVNDPLPRMDIGRGAWEYPSPVNMEEPTTADTQSERDAAVTVHTPPEECIPNRTSSDSPQGVWQDDIDPDNMTYEVCYVTSSGSLPFMPQELLDLGEAVGTQSRGLSQELISLLPTSKCKFGSFFSRKKSGERCVICQMRYKRGDKQMKLPCKHVYHSECITKWLSINKVCPVCNNEVFGDESKN, encoded by the exons ATGAATGCCAATAGTCAAATGGAGGTGCATTACATAAACACTGGTTTTCCTTACACTGTCACTGAAAGCTTCATGGACTTCTTTGAGGGGCTAACACATGTGCCTGTACATTATGATCACACTGGAACAGTGCATGATCAGGTTCAG GAGAATGCGTATTGGACAATGAACATGAATGCATATAAATATGGATTCTCTGGTCCAGGGACTGCCTCTTATTACAGTCCTTATGAGGTAAATGATCCTTTACCAAGAATGGATATCGGCAGGGGAGCTTGGGAATACCCTTCACCGGTGAACATGGAGGAGCCCACAACTGCAGATACACAGTCTGAAAGAGATGCAGCTGTCACCGTGCATACTCCTCCAGAAGAAT GCATCCCAAATCGTACAAGCAGCGATAGTCCTCAG GGTGTTTGGCAAGATGATATTGATCCAGATAACATGACTTACGAGGTTTGCTATGTAACTTCATCTGGTTCTCTTCCTTTCA TGCCACAGGAATTACTCGACTTAGGTGAGGCAGTAGGAACACAAAGTAGAGGTCTCTCACAAGAACTTATTAGTTTGCTTCCAACCTCAAAatgcaagtttggaagtttttTCTCAAGAAAAAAATCTGGGGAAAG ATGTGTGATTTGCCAGATGAGGTACAAAAGAGGGGACAAGCAAATGAAACTGCCATGCAAGCATGTGTACCATTCCGAGTGCATCACCAAGTGGCTCAGTATCAACAAG GTATGTCCAGTTTGCAACAACGAGGTTTTTGGCGACGAATCAAAGAACTAA
- the LOC110624864 gene encoding ADP,ATP carrier protein 1, mitochondrial: MADQVQYPTVMQKVAGQLLHSSVSQDFHCYDGAYKRPASYRTRAHGNYSNAAFQYSVVRGCGATSDLSIVPSTASSVCVQAPSEKGFAGFAIDFLMGGVSAAVSKTAAAPIERVKLLIQNQDEMIKTGRLSEPYKGIGDCFKRTMKDEGIISLWRGNTANVIRYFPTQALNFAFKDYFKRLFNFKKDRDGYWKWFAGNLASGGAAGASSLLFVYSLDYARTRLANDAKAAKKGGERQFNGLVDVYRKTLASDGIAGLYRGFNISCVGIIVYRGLYFGMYDSLKPVVLTGNLQDSFFASFALGWLITNGAGLASYPIDTVRRRMMMTSGEAVKYKSSLDAFSQILKNEGAKSLFKGAGANILRAVAGAGVLAGYDKLQLIVFGKKYGSGGA; encoded by the exons ATGGCTGATCAAGTTCAATATCCAACTGTCATGCAGAAGGTAGCTGGTCAGCTCCTTCACTCCAGTGTTTCCCAAGATTTCCATTGCTATGATGGAGCTTACAAGAGGCCTGCTAGTTACCGAACACGTGCCCATGGCAACTACTCTAATGCTGCATTCCAATATTCTGTGGTGCGAGGATGTGGTGCTACTTCTGACCTATCTATTGTTCCATCAACTGCATCTTCTGTTTGTGTCCAGGCTCCCTCTGAGAAAGGTTTTGCTGGTTTTGCTATTGATTTCCTTATGGGTGGAGTCTCTGCAGCTGTATCAAAGACAGCTGCTGCTCCAATTGAGCGTGTTAAGCTCTTGATTCAAAACCAAGATGAGATGATTAAAACTGGAAGACTATCAGAGCCCTATAAGGGCATTGGTGATTGTTTTAAGCGAACAATGAAGGATGAAGGGATTATTTCATTGTGGAGAGGAAACACAGCCAATGTCATCCGTTACTTCCCTACCCAG GCCTTGAACTTTGCATTCAAAGATTACTTCAAGAGGCTCTTTAACTTTAAGAAAGACAGAGATGGTTATTGGAAATGGTTTGCAGGTAACTTGGCATCAGGTGGTGCTGCTGGTGCTTCTTCCCTTCTCTTTGTCTACTCCTTAGACTATGCTAGAACCCGTTTGGCCAATGATGCCAAGGCGGCAAAGAAGGGAGGAGAGAGGCAGTTCAATGGGCTTGTTGATGTCTACAGAAAGACTTTGGCATCTGATGGTATTGCTGGGCTTTACCGTGGTTTTAACATTTCTTGTGTTGGAATCATTGTTTATCGGGGTCTGTATTTTGGAATGTACGATTCTCTGAAGCCTGTGGTGTTGACTGGAAACTTGCAG GATAGTTTCTTTGCTAGCTTTGCCCTTGGTTGGCTTATCACTAATGGTGCTGGTCTTGCCTCCTATCCCATTGATACTGTTCGGAGAAGAATGATGATGACCTCTGGTGAAGCTGTCAAGTACAAGAGCTCTCTTGATGCCTTCTCTCAGATCTTGAAGAATGAGGGTGCAAAGTCACTCTTCAAGGGTGCAGGAGCAAACATTCTCCGAGCCGTTGCTGGTGCTGGTGTCCTTGCTGGCTATGACAAGTTGCAGCTGATCGTCTTTGGCAAGAAGTATGGATCTGGAGGTGCTTAA
- the LOC110624438 gene encoding E3 ubiquitin-protein ligase BIG BROTHER isoform X2: MNANSQMEVHYINTGFPYTVTESFMDFFEGLTHVPVHYDHTGTVHDQVQENAYWTMNMNAYKYGFSGPGTASYYSPYEVNDPLPRMDIGRGAWEYPSPVNMEEPTTADTQSERDAAVTVHTPPEECIPNRTSSDSPQGVWQDDIDPDNMTYEELLDLGEAVGTQSRGLSQELISLLPTSKCKFGSFFSRKKSGERCVICQMRYKRGDKQMKLPCKHVYHSECITKWLSINKVCPVCNNEVFGDESKN; the protein is encoded by the exons ATGAATGCCAATAGTCAAATGGAGGTGCATTACATAAACACTGGTTTTCCTTACACTGTCACTGAAAGCTTCATGGACTTCTTTGAGGGGCTAACACATGTGCCTGTACATTATGATCACACTGGAACAGTGCATGATCAGGTTCAG GAGAATGCGTATTGGACAATGAACATGAATGCATATAAATATGGATTCTCTGGTCCAGGGACTGCCTCTTATTACAGTCCTTATGAGGTAAATGATCCTTTACCAAGAATGGATATCGGCAGGGGAGCTTGGGAATACCCTTCACCGGTGAACATGGAGGAGCCCACAACTGCAGATACACAGTCTGAAAGAGATGCAGCTGTCACCGTGCATACTCCTCCAGAAGAAT GCATCCCAAATCGTACAAGCAGCGATAGTCCTCAG GGTGTTTGGCAAGATGATATTGATCCAGATAACATGACTTACGAG GAATTACTCGACTTAGGTGAGGCAGTAGGAACACAAAGTAGAGGTCTCTCACAAGAACTTATTAGTTTGCTTCCAACCTCAAAatgcaagtttggaagtttttTCTCAAGAAAAAAATCTGGGGAAAG ATGTGTGATTTGCCAGATGAGGTACAAAAGAGGGGACAAGCAAATGAAACTGCCATGCAAGCATGTGTACCATTCCGAGTGCATCACCAAGTGGCTCAGTATCAACAAG GTATGTCCAGTTTGCAACAACGAGGTTTTTGGCGACGAATCAAAGAACTAA